In one window of Microplitis demolitor isolate Queensland-Clemson2020A chromosome 4, iyMicDemo2.1a, whole genome shotgun sequence DNA:
- the LOC103569181 gene encoding 60S ribosomal protein L29 has product MAKSKNHTNHNQNRKAHRNGIKKPKRYRHESTLGMDLKFLRNQRFAKKHNLNPKQQLKRAAERKALRESKGK; this is encoded by the exons ATGGCAAAGTCCAAGAATCACACAAATCACAATCAGA ATCGTAAAGCTCACAGAAATGGAATCAAGAAACCTAAGCGTTACAGACACGAATCAACTCTTGgg ATGGATTTGAAATTCTTACGCAATCAGAGATTTGCTAAAAAGCATAATTTAAATCCCAAACAACAGTTGAAACGAGCAGCAGAACGTAAAGCTCTTCGTGAATcaaaaggaaaataa
- the LOC103569182 gene encoding phosphomevalonate kinase, which yields MTNNPDHILLFCGKRKSGKDYITDNLHKRLGEKSVIVKLSGPIKSHWAKSFNLDMNQLLSDGEYKEKYRLEMIKWGEDKRREDNGYFCKAAIEMYNAFLPSKKIWIISDVRRKTDIKWFKEVYGELCKTIRIKCNDDIRSQRGWKFTPGIDDCETECDLDDINEWDLEITNERGDLDDIIANIIRIIN from the exons ATGACAAATAATCCagatcatattttattattttgtggaAAAAGAAAATCAGGGAAAGATTATATTACtgataatttacataaaag GCTTGGTGAAAAAAGTGTTATCGTTAAACTTTCGGGTCCCATAAAAAGTCATTGGGCAAAATCATTCAATTTAGACATGAATCAATTACTTAGTGACGGAGAGTATAAAGAAAAGTATAGGCTCGAAATGATAAAATGGGGCGAAGATAAAAGACGTGAAGATAACGGTTATTTTTGTAAAGCAGCTATTGAAATGTATAATG CTTTTttaccaagtaaaaaaatctggatAATCAGTGACGTTAGACGTAAAACGGACATTAAATGGTTTAAAGAAGTATATGGAGAACTTTGTAAAACTATCCGAATCAAATGTAATGACGACATAAGATCTCAGCGAGGGTGGAAATTTACACCAG gcATTGACGATTGCGAAACTGAATGCGATTTAGATGATATAAATGAATGGGATTTAGAAATAACTAATGAGCGTGGTGACTTGGATGATATTATAGCAAAtattattcgaattattaattaa